A window of Blattabacterium cuenoti contains these coding sequences:
- the gltX gene encoding glutamate--tRNA ligase: MLDIINDIVRVRFAPSPTGPLHLGGLRTALYNYLFAKKHRGKFILRIEDTDRQRLVPNSVSYILESLKWCKIEPDEGVGYGGPYVPYYQSKRLDIYRFYLNKLLDQDNAYYAFDTDKELNEKRKEYKNIGLTFSYNSSIRMNLNNSLYMNKQKLKIKINSGIPYVIRFKIQPGKKLKIYDLIRGNIEINTDDLDDKILLKSNGYPTYHLASTIDDYLMKITHVIRGDEWLPSMPFHLLLYRAFGWSNPKFAHLPLILKNDGLGKISKRNMSLDYPIYPLQWKKNNTTIKGYRELGYFPESIINMLALLGWNPVGVGKKEIFSKQELIHLFSLEQVSKSGIVFNFKKLKWLNKQYLTKTENIIDNIMFVLQNELTKRSIQQYNKYNNRAYLVKIIHLVIDRLYFIHDIWKHTFYFFMDPSSYEDDFFKKICNVQNLDLLEYVKKLLYNISLFNLDNLKNIFYEQIKVKRKIMELLRFALVGKLTGVNLLIILDILGKASSIRRINKLIKQIMKKL, encoded by the coding sequence TTTATTCTTAGAATAGAAGATACTGATAGACAAAGATTGGTTCCTAATTCGGTATCTTATATTTTAGAATCATTGAAATGGTGTAAAATAGAGCCTGATGAGGGGGTTGGATATGGTGGCCCTTATGTTCCTTATTATCAATCTAAACGTTTAGATATTTATCGTTTTTATCTGAATAAATTATTAGATCAAGATAATGCATATTATGCTTTTGATACAGATAAAGAACTCAATGAAAAAAGAAAAGAATATAAGAATATTGGATTAACTTTTTCTTATAATTCTAGTATTAGAATGAATTTAAATAATTCATTGTATATGAATAAACAAAAATTGAAAATAAAAATTAATTCTGGTATACCTTATGTGATTAGATTCAAAATACAACCAGGTAAAAAATTAAAAATATATGATTTGATTCGTGGCAATATAGAAATAAATACCGATGATTTAGATGACAAAATTTTATTAAAATCCAATGGGTATCCTACTTATCATTTGGCAAGTACAATTGATGATTATTTAATGAAAATTACTCATGTTATTAGAGGTGATGAGTGGTTGCCATCTATGCCATTTCATTTATTGTTATATAGAGCATTTGGATGGTCAAATCCTAAATTCGCACATTTACCTTTGATATTAAAAAATGATGGACTAGGCAAAATCAGTAAAAGAAACATGAGTTTAGATTATCCAATTTATCCTTTGCAATGGAAAAAAAATAATACTACAATCAAAGGGTATCGAGAATTAGGATATTTTCCAGAATCTATTATCAATATGTTAGCTTTATTGGGATGGAATCCTGTAGGGGTAGGTAAAAAAGAAATTTTTTCAAAACAAGAATTAATTCATTTATTTTCTTTAGAACAAGTATCAAAATCAGGAATTGTTTTCAATTTTAAAAAGTTAAAATGGTTGAATAAACAATACTTAACAAAAACAGAAAATATAATAGATAATATCATGTTTGTTCTTCAAAATGAACTGACAAAGCGTTCAATACAACAATATAATAAATATAATAATAGAGCCTATCTTGTAAAGATTATACATCTTGTCATTGATAGACTTTATTTTATTCATGATATATGGAAACACACTTTTTACTTTTTTATGGATCCATCTTCATATGAAGATGATTTTTTTAAAAAAATTTGTAATGTACAAAATTTAGATTTGTTAGAATATGTAAAAAAATTATTATACAATATTTCTTTGTTTAATTTGGACAACTTGAAAAATATTTTTTATGAACAAATAAAAGTAAAACGTAAAATTATGGAATTACTTCGTTTTGCTTTAGTAGGCAAACTAACTGGTGTGAATCTTTTGATTATTTTAGACATATTAGGAAAAGCATCTAGCATACGAAGGATAAATAAATTAATCAAACAAATTATGAAAAAACTTTGA